One stretch of Muribaculum intestinale DNA includes these proteins:
- a CDS encoding glycoside hydrolase family 18 has translation MKGLKSILFAAAALIAGPAVITSCDDWTEPEAEDFYTPPTESYYTNLKDYFESPHKVMFGWFGSWTAAAKSNSLIGLPDSTDFVSLWLCWGNLNEAQQADLKAFQARGSKAVLCWLATNIGENITPGYSGVPPIEAAEEFWGFTNGDVPSMIEAARKYADAIADTCDKYNIDGFDMDIESTGTLIMGGTETRKVQNEFLRQLRKRFDESGRMLVIDIPGGVGWLHYYDYLDDDVVESVDYICWQTYELGHAGLDQFFNSVKSYKPDLFEKVLKKSIVTATFERAADKNLFPVQSTWNYSGGLEHAGQGAYHIEYDYPGTPDYPYVRKGIATQNPPINN, from the coding sequence ATGAAAGGACTTAAATCAATATTATTTGCCGCAGCAGCTCTGATTGCCGGACCCGCCGTAATCACCTCCTGCGACGACTGGACCGAGCCTGAGGCCGAGGACTTCTACACCCCGCCTACAGAAAGCTACTACACCAATCTCAAGGATTACTTCGAATCACCCCACAAGGTGATGTTCGGATGGTTCGGTTCATGGACCGCTGCTGCCAAATCCAACTCCCTCATCGGTCTTCCCGACTCAACCGACTTCGTAAGCCTCTGGCTCTGCTGGGGCAACCTCAACGAGGCTCAGCAGGCCGACCTCAAGGCTTTCCAGGCCCGCGGTTCAAAGGCTGTGCTCTGCTGGCTCGCCACAAACATCGGCGAGAACATCACCCCCGGCTACAGCGGTGTGCCTCCTATTGAAGCTGCCGAGGAATTCTGGGGATTCACCAATGGCGACGTTCCCTCTATGATTGAGGCTGCACGCAAGTATGCCGACGCTATCGCCGACACCTGCGACAAGTACAACATCGACGGTTTCGATATGGACATCGAGTCTACAGGTACTCTCATTATGGGCGGTACAGAGACACGCAAGGTACAGAACGAGTTCCTCCGCCAGCTCCGCAAGCGCTTCGACGAGTCGGGACGCATGCTCGTTATCGACATTCCCGGAGGTGTGGGATGGCTCCACTACTACGACTATCTTGACGATGACGTAGTGGAAAGTGTCGACTACATCTGCTGGCAGACATACGAACTCGGCCACGCCGGACTCGACCAGTTCTTCAACTCAGTCAAATCCTACAAGCCCGACCTCTTTGAGAAAGTGCTGAAGAAGTCGATTGTAACAGCCACATTCGAACGCGCCGCCGACAAAAACCTCTTCCCCGTACAGTCTACATGGAACTACAGCGGAGGCCTCGAACACGCCGGACAGGGCGCATACCACATCGAGTATGACTATCCCGGCACACCCGACTACCCCTACGTACGCAAGGGTATCGCTACTCAGAATCCTCCCATCAATAACTAA
- a CDS encoding BT_3987 domain-containing protein translates to MKNIASKVLALGIAAVAFTACDDAKNDVIDNMVYISEAATSPASEVVVGKVGEKSKANINVRMAQKATTDTKVQLALDPAVLEAFNKRNDTEYAVIPTEHVSFPAEVIIPAGSSMAEVEVEITSFAGEAGVDYAAPLRLTGAEGLQVSQGSGTFVITLGKTLTQKAPKFFYDNAMTMDWDGTETLSNLTLEWWARVENRYGNGGFSVNNQALFAFQANHELYVRFGDIVYADANGRNLYNFLQIKTMGIDANYDSGNPNEKPLKWGEWIHFAHTFDGATGEVILYVNGVEVNRNNGGADKKFEITGLTMCGSGSQYFRDYIEIAQVRLWRTTRSAAQIAKFMKKEVKYTDPNLVFYLPMNEGEGSVLNDVTGNGHNVTIGSADNGGNNQAYGWTEYTFE, encoded by the coding sequence ATGAAAAATATAGCATCAAAAGTTCTCGCGCTCGGAATCGCAGCTGTAGCTTTCACTGCTTGCGACGACGCCAAGAACGATGTAATCGACAACATGGTCTACATTTCCGAGGCTGCCACCTCACCTGCTTCGGAAGTAGTAGTAGGCAAAGTCGGTGAAAAATCGAAAGCCAACATCAATGTGCGCATGGCACAGAAAGCCACCACCGACACAAAGGTACAGCTCGCCCTCGATCCCGCCGTGCTCGAAGCCTTCAACAAGCGCAACGACACTGAGTATGCCGTTATCCCCACCGAGCATGTCTCCTTCCCCGCCGAAGTTATCATACCCGCCGGCTCGTCAATGGCTGAGGTTGAGGTAGAGATTACTTCATTTGCCGGAGAAGCCGGTGTAGACTACGCTGCTCCCCTCCGCCTTACCGGCGCAGAAGGCCTGCAGGTGTCGCAGGGTTCAGGTACATTTGTAATCACCCTCGGCAAGACCCTTACTCAGAAAGCTCCAAAATTCTTCTACGACAACGCCATGACAATGGACTGGGACGGCACTGAAACACTCTCCAACCTCACCCTCGAGTGGTGGGCACGAGTTGAAAACCGATATGGCAACGGTGGTTTCTCTGTCAATAACCAGGCTCTCTTCGCATTCCAGGCCAACCACGAACTCTACGTTCGTTTCGGGGATATCGTATATGCCGACGCCAATGGTCGCAATCTCTACAACTTCCTCCAGATTAAGACTATGGGTATCGATGCCAACTACGACTCAGGCAACCCCAACGAGAAGCCGCTCAAATGGGGCGAATGGATTCACTTCGCCCATACATTCGACGGCGCTACAGGTGAGGTTATCCTCTACGTCAACGGCGTCGAGGTTAACCGCAATAACGGAGGTGCCGATAAGAAGTTTGAAATCACCGGCCTGACAATGTGCGGTTCCGGCTCTCAGTACTTCCGCGACTACATCGAGATTGCACAGGTACGTCTGTGGCGCACCACACGCTCTGCCGCCCAGATTGCCAAGTTCATGAAGAAAGAGGTTAAGTATACCGACCCCAACCTCGTATTCTACCTCCCCATGAACGAAGGTGAAGGCTCTGTGCTCAACGACGTCACCGGCAACGGTCACAACGTGACCATCGGCTCGGCCGACAACGGAGGCAACAACCAGGCCTACGGCTGGACCGAATATACATTCGAATAA
- a CDS encoding BT_3987 domain-containing protein codes for MKKFWHYIAVCAVVATIAPLTSCDDDDTVDPYDINYCYLYQPNSTFARLEYKANGEFLIDINDPLALKPVRLTKPAPRDLSVKVGIDPSLVDEYNQANNTEYTFLEGASIVNPVLTIPAGQYVSPEVITVTFGDKKGFQTEASDLMLPIVISDADGQTISKSSRIFLTFSSTYKANKVTAKHETAMTVDPEEDGWQNEYSTITISDILNADWNADDPITVKAVIDNSLIDAYNQANASSYKPIQASLANSDIVIPAGSSKGAITINVGDYTDIANGSEYIIPVKFSLTSGLGAELTSDVSYITISNLPLSLSKTAMLPSGYTQIAYESSWTGTLDGDNTDFAANLLADPDNNDTYLFAEPGSKVVVDLGSVKNVHIIAVSFYAWYYGLSDLLNVETSIDGNAWTKWGDVRIYGNPTYYISFSKPANFRYIRWTGGTYSYYDQAYYSGIKFYNK; via the coding sequence ATGAAAAAATTCTGGCATTATATCGCCGTATGTGCGGTGGTGGCTACAATAGCTCCCCTTACATCTTGCGACGACGACGATACAGTAGACCCCTACGACATCAACTACTGCTATCTATATCAGCCCAATTCCACATTCGCCCGACTGGAATACAAGGCCAACGGTGAATTCCTTATCGACATCAACGATCCTCTGGCACTTAAGCCCGTGCGCCTTACAAAGCCCGCGCCACGCGACCTCTCTGTTAAAGTAGGCATTGATCCTTCTCTTGTCGACGAATACAACCAGGCCAACAACACCGAATACACATTCCTCGAAGGTGCCTCGATTGTCAACCCCGTGCTCACAATTCCCGCAGGACAGTACGTATCGCCCGAGGTAATCACCGTCACTTTCGGCGATAAAAAGGGATTCCAGACCGAGGCCTCCGACCTCATGCTCCCGATTGTCATAAGCGACGCCGACGGCCAGACCATCTCGAAGAGCAGCCGTATATTCCTTACCTTCTCTTCGACATACAAGGCCAATAAGGTAACTGCTAAACATGAAACTGCCATGACAGTAGATCCCGAAGAAGATGGATGGCAGAACGAATACTCTACCATCACTATTTCCGACATACTCAACGCTGACTGGAATGCTGATGATCCCATCACTGTAAAGGCAGTAATCGACAACAGCCTTATCGATGCTTATAATCAGGCGAATGCCTCTTCCTACAAGCCTATTCAGGCATCGTTGGCAAATAGCGACATCGTAATCCCCGCAGGCTCGTCAAAGGGTGCCATCACCATCAATGTTGGTGACTACACCGATATTGCCAACGGCTCCGAATATATAATTCCCGTTAAGTTCTCCTTAACTTCTGGCTTAGGCGCAGAACTGACCTCCGATGTATCATATATCACTATCAGCAACCTTCCCCTGTCGCTCTCAAAAACAGCAATGCTGCCTTCGGGCTACACACAGATAGCATATGAGAGTTCTTGGACTGGAACATTGGACGGTGACAATACAGACTTCGCTGCAAACCTCCTTGCTGACCCTGACAACAACGACACCTATCTCTTTGCTGAACCAGGAAGCAAAGTTGTGGTAGACCTCGGCTCGGTCAAGAATGTACATATCATTGCTGTATCCTTCTATGCATGGTATTACGGCCTGTCCGACCTGCTGAATGTAGAGACCAGTATCGATGGCAATGCTTGGACCAAATGGGGAGATGTACGTATTTATGGCAATCCGACTTACTATATCAGCTTCTCAAAGCCTGCCAACTTCCGCTACATACGCTGGACCGGTGGCACATATTCATACTACGACCAGGCCTACTATTCAGGCATCAAATTCTACAACAAGTAA
- a CDS encoding DUF695 domain-containing protein: MIRKIGNEWWTAPTESDENGRTVIVTGRRGVEAAMESGKYRIRVEITWRYQGDSTGMPDKPTSMLMEAVQEALTKVFDRDPVAILTGVYTGDDRRDWVFYVTSTHIFERKINEALAPFDLLPITIYTENDPDWAEYREMREATELTATDE, from the coding sequence ATGATTCGGAAAATAGGCAATGAATGGTGGACAGCACCTACAGAGAGCGATGAGAACGGACGTACAGTGATAGTGACCGGGCGCCGTGGCGTAGAGGCCGCGATGGAGAGCGGCAAGTACCGCATACGAGTGGAGATTACGTGGCGCTATCAGGGCGATTCGACCGGCATGCCCGACAAGCCGACCTCGATGCTTATGGAGGCTGTGCAGGAGGCTCTGACGAAGGTGTTTGACCGCGACCCGGTTGCAATACTTACGGGAGTGTATACGGGCGACGACCGCCGCGACTGGGTGTTCTATGTTACGTCGACCCATATTTTCGAGCGGAAAATCAATGAGGCTCTGGCTCCGTTTGACCTGCTTCCAATCACCATCTATACTGAGAATGATCCGGACTGGGCCGAGTACCGCGAGATGCGCGAGGCTACGGAGCTTACGGCGACTGATGAATAA
- a CDS encoding diphosphate--fructose-6-phosphate 1-phosphotransferase yields MKKSALQKARAAYQPKLPVVLTGAVKAVEGKPTHSVADQDDIKALFPNTYGLPEIQFEKDPNPAKGSTPINVGVILSGGQAPGGHNVISGLFDGIKKINRDSRLYGFLMGPGGFVDHKYVELTSEIIDQFRNTGGFDIIGSGRTKLETKAQFDKGLEILKQLDIKALVIIGGDDSNTNACVLAEYYKQINAGVQVIGCPKTIDGDLKNEVIETSFGFDTATKVYSEVIGNIQRDCNSAKKYWHFIKLMGRSASHIALECALQCQPNVCIISEEVEAKKQTLNDIVNSIADIVAARAANGNNYGTVLIPEGLIEFIPAMKVLIAELNDLLAANAAEFATIEPNNRLSWVADRLSAENAGIFTSLPDGVANQLCLDRDPHGNVQVSLIETEKLLGHMVARRLDQMKSEGRYVGKFAAQFHFFGYEGRCADPSNFDADYCYALGFNASCLIRAGVTGYMSSVRNLTKPSVQWIAGGIPITMMMNMERRHGAMKPVIQKALVTLDGAAFTKFAEQRDSWAINTEFVYPGPIQYFGPAEVCDQCSMTLKYEHAAK; encoded by the coding sequence ATGAAGAAGAGTGCACTTCAGAAGGCCCGTGCGGCCTACCAGCCCAAACTTCCCGTGGTGCTCACCGGCGCCGTAAAGGCTGTAGAGGGCAAGCCTACCCACTCAGTAGCCGATCAGGACGACATCAAGGCTCTGTTCCCAAACACCTACGGTCTCCCCGAAATCCAGTTTGAGAAAGACCCCAACCCCGCTAAAGGCTCGACACCAATCAACGTAGGTGTAATCCTCTCGGGCGGACAGGCTCCCGGCGGACACAACGTAATCTCCGGACTCTTCGACGGAATCAAGAAAATCAACCGCGACAGCCGCCTCTATGGCTTCCTCATGGGACCCGGCGGATTTGTTGACCACAAATATGTAGAGCTCACATCCGAAATCATCGACCAGTTCCGCAACACCGGCGGTTTCGACATCATCGGTTCAGGCCGTACTAAGCTCGAGACAAAGGCTCAGTTCGACAAAGGTCTTGAAATCCTCAAGCAGCTCGACATCAAGGCCCTCGTCATCATCGGCGGCGACGACTCCAACACCAACGCATGTGTGCTCGCCGAGTACTACAAGCAGATCAACGCCGGCGTGCAGGTAATCGGCTGTCCCAAGACCATCGACGGCGACCTCAAGAACGAAGTCATCGAGACTTCTTTCGGTTTCGACACCGCTACCAAGGTCTACAGCGAGGTTATCGGCAACATCCAGCGCGACTGCAACTCCGCCAAGAAATACTGGCACTTCATCAAGCTCATGGGCCGCAGCGCAAGCCACATCGCCCTCGAATGCGCCCTCCAGTGCCAGCCCAACGTATGTATCATCTCCGAAGAGGTTGAAGCCAAGAAGCAGACCCTCAACGATATTGTCAACTCTATAGCCGACATCGTGGCCGCCCGCGCCGCCAACGGAAACAACTACGGTACTGTCCTCATCCCCGAAGGCCTTATCGAGTTTATCCCCGCAATGAAGGTGCTCATCGCCGAGCTCAACGACCTTCTCGCAGCCAACGCAGCCGAGTTTGCCACAATCGAGCCCAACAACCGTCTCAGCTGGGTTGCCGACCGTCTCTCTGCCGAGAACGCCGGCATCTTCACATCACTCCCCGACGGCGTGGCCAACCAGCTCTGCCTCGACCGCGACCCCCACGGCAACGTACAGGTATCGCTCATCGAGACCGAAAAGCTCCTCGGACACATGGTGGCTCGCCGCCTCGACCAGATGAAGAGCGAAGGACGCTACGTAGGCAAGTTTGCCGCACAGTTCCACTTCTTCGGATACGAAGGCCGCTGCGCCGACCCCTCCAACTTCGACGCCGACTACTGCTACGCTCTCGGATTCAACGCTTCATGCCTCATCCGTGCCGGTGTCACCGGATATATGTCGAGCGTGCGCAACCTCACCAAGCCTTCCGTACAGTGGATTGCAGGTGGTATACCTATCACCATGATGATGAACATGGAGCGCCGCCACGGTGCAATGAAGCCCGTTATCCAGAAGGCTCTCGTAACTCTCGACGGAGCTGCATTCACCAAGTTTGCAGAGCAGCGCGACAGCTGGGCCATCAACACCGAATTCGTATACCCCGGCCCCATCCAGTACTTCGGCCCCGCTGAAGTATGCGACCAGTGCTCTATGACTCTAAAGTACGAGCACGCCGCAAAATAA
- a CDS encoding bifunctional metallophosphatase/5'-nucleotidase: MKRLITSIAISLTALASVAGNLVILHTNDTHSAIDPDDKGLGGIVRRKVLIDSVRASQPNVLLVDAGDAVQGTLYFTLYDGEVERRLMNELGYDIQILGNHEFDNGMERLAAQWRQLNAQRLSSNYDFRGTPLDSVFKPYAIKEYDGKKIGIIALNLNPEGMIAAHNTVGLRYLDAIKAANALAWYLSNVEHVDAVVAVSHIGYDKSTDNTPSDLEVAAATEGIDIIIGGHSHTLIDPDAPDAPAFRVPNAVGDTVLIAQTGSRGRELGEITLDLSTMQARSRLIPVDSRLDARADSSLEAIIAPYRNGIDTLKKTRIGNLSQDMPAGSDILLNWVADEMLAAARGMVHFDVDLSIVNKGGIRRGLPKGPVTKEEIMTMLPFDNHLVLLEIKGSDLINAFKVMKGRGGDGVSDGFDWRNIDPGRTYMLATIDYLANGGDYMEPLTHATQLYRSEGKLDEILMERIESRHGKSIKYKSAAPRM, translated from the coding sequence ATGAAACGACTGATAACATCAATTGCAATCTCGCTCACTGCCCTGGCATCAGTCGCCGGCAACCTGGTCATACTGCATACCAACGACACCCACAGCGCCATCGACCCCGACGACAAAGGGCTAGGAGGCATAGTGCGCCGCAAAGTACTGATCGACAGCGTAAGAGCCTCACAGCCCAACGTACTCCTGGTCGACGCCGGCGATGCCGTACAGGGAACCCTATATTTTACACTCTACGACGGAGAGGTGGAGCGCCGTCTGATGAACGAGCTCGGCTACGACATACAGATACTCGGCAACCACGAGTTTGACAACGGCATGGAACGCCTCGCCGCACAATGGCGACAGCTCAACGCACAGCGCCTCTCATCCAACTACGACTTTCGCGGCACCCCGCTCGACTCTGTCTTCAAACCATATGCCATAAAGGAATACGATGGCAAAAAAATCGGAATAATAGCCCTCAACCTCAATCCCGAGGGTATGATTGCCGCACACAACACCGTCGGACTCCGTTATCTCGACGCCATAAAAGCAGCAAACGCCCTGGCATGGTATCTGAGCAATGTAGAGCATGTCGATGCCGTGGTGGCGGTGAGCCATATCGGCTACGACAAGAGCACCGACAACACACCCTCCGACCTCGAGGTGGCCGCAGCTACCGAAGGCATCGACATCATAATCGGCGGCCACAGCCACACGCTCATCGATCCCGATGCACCCGACGCCCCTGCATTCCGTGTGCCAAATGCAGTAGGAGACACCGTCCTGATTGCCCAGACCGGTAGCCGGGGACGCGAACTTGGCGAAATCACCCTCGACCTATCGACTATGCAGGCCCGTTCGCGCCTCATTCCGGTCGACAGTCGGCTCGACGCGCGCGCCGACTCCTCGCTCGAAGCCATCATAGCCCCATACCGCAACGGCATCGACACTCTGAAGAAAACCCGCATCGGCAACCTCTCGCAGGATATGCCCGCCGGAAGCGACATCCTGCTCAACTGGGTGGCCGACGAAATGCTCGCCGCAGCCCGCGGTATGGTACACTTCGACGTCGACCTCTCGATTGTAAACAAGGGTGGCATACGCCGAGGCCTCCCGAAAGGCCCCGTCACAAAAGAGGAGATAATGACAATGCTCCCGTTCGACAACCATCTCGTATTGCTCGAAATCAAAGGTAGCGACCTCATCAATGCATTCAAGGTAATGAAAGGACGCGGAGGCGACGGAGTGAGCGACGGATTCGACTGGCGCAACATCGACCCCGGGCGCACCTACATGCTCGCCACCATCGACTATCTCGCAAATGGCGGCGACTATATGGAACCGCTTACCCACGCAACGCAACTCTACCGCTCTGAAGGAAAACTCGACGAAATCCTGATGGAACGCATTGAGTCGCGCCATGGCAAATCGATAAAGTATAAAAGCGCCGCCCCGCGAATGTAA
- a CDS encoding glycoside hydrolase family 3 N-terminal domain-containing protein, which produces MTFRNLAGWLLAVLLLLPAAAGAVRPAMLAPSQEKAREAWVDSVMLILDLRHRIGQLFIPMLDPRSLPAAKNVVKTDIDRYGIGGILISGGTTAQHAALIDYAQSVSPVPLLVTLDGEWGPAMRLKDAERFPYNMTLGGIDNDTLLYDYGREVARQCRLLGVQAVFAPVLDVNSRPDNPVIGRRSFGENPERVSRLGSAYSRGLEAGGVLSVAKHFPGHGDTGTDSHKALPVVDHSAETLRDVDLRPFADYVANGFGGVMVGHLNVPALDNSGTASSMSQPITEGLLRNRLGFEGLVFTDGLAMKGAIPPGGGDNCVGALLAGADMLVEPASIRTAMAAILEAVKTGRLSESLIDNRCRTVLRWKYALGLSKRPSPSPAGLKEKMNGPESENMRRRLTAASIICLDNADGLLPLHRLDTTSIAVVNIGAPAHNTFSQFCARYAKVDVYSSAGESGITAATLGKILSHDVVIAAVYDDNAACRAALSKLKGATNLIEVFLTGHYKVARFAPLDSRSVILCGENTRLSQEYAAQALFGGIRVNATLPVTIKGVAPVGTGIGLVKTRLGYTTPEDRGFTPALAKATDSLMRLGVRTGAFPGGVLLVAKDGDIVLEKAYGYTDSGHTRRVSADSTLYDLASVSKIAGTLPGVMKAADEKLLDISAPASRYIPGLRQPDKKDITLRRMLFHESGFPAGIVSAAVVTDTASYTGRLVSARPTRDNTIKIARRAYANRTARLRSDITSHAASPSTPWQIAPSLWVGPATRDTLMNRIYNVKLRDNSYRYSDLNFALLMDAEQRATGVPHEQWVDREIFAPLGAWRTTYRPLQRFKPSEIAATEHDRWLRKATLRGYVHDELASYSGGVQGNAGLFSTAGDLAKLAQMWLNGGTYGGERLISAPTVSEFITARSDISRRGLGFDAPDTKNPDSSPTAPEAHPSTIGHLGFTGTCMWIDPSRNLIFIFLANRINPSRDNSAWTDLDIRPALFSAILSSLRH; this is translated from the coding sequence ATGACATTCAGAAATCTTGCCGGATGGCTCCTCGCCGTTCTGCTTTTACTCCCTGCGGCAGCCGGTGCCGTGCGTCCGGCCATGCTTGCCCCGTCGCAGGAGAAGGCCCGCGAGGCATGGGTCGACAGCGTGATGCTTATTCTCGACCTGCGACACCGCATAGGTCAGCTGTTCATCCCCATGCTCGACCCGCGCTCGCTGCCCGCGGCAAAAAATGTCGTAAAGACCGACATTGACCGCTATGGCATCGGTGGAATACTGATAAGCGGCGGCACCACCGCGCAACACGCCGCACTGATCGACTACGCTCAGTCGGTATCGCCCGTGCCGCTTCTCGTCACGCTCGACGGCGAGTGGGGCCCGGCAATGCGCCTGAAGGATGCCGAGCGCTTCCCCTACAACATGACACTCGGCGGCATCGACAACGACACCCTCCTCTACGACTATGGCCGCGAGGTAGCGCGCCAATGCCGGCTGCTTGGCGTGCAGGCCGTGTTTGCTCCGGTGCTCGACGTAAACTCGCGGCCCGACAATCCGGTAATCGGACGCCGCTCGTTCGGCGAGAATCCCGAACGTGTAAGCCGCCTCGGCTCGGCCTACTCGCGCGGGCTCGAAGCGGGAGGAGTGCTCTCCGTAGCCAAGCATTTCCCGGGCCACGGCGACACCGGCACCGACAGCCACAAGGCGCTCCCTGTCGTCGACCACTCTGCCGAAACTCTGCGCGATGTCGACCTGCGCCCGTTTGCCGACTACGTAGCCAACGGATTCGGCGGAGTGATGGTAGGCCATCTGAATGTCCCCGCGCTCGACAACAGCGGTACGGCCTCGTCTATGTCGCAGCCCATTACGGAGGGACTGCTCCGCAATCGCCTCGGCTTTGAGGGACTGGTGTTCACCGACGGACTCGCCATGAAGGGTGCGATACCCCCGGGTGGCGGCGACAACTGCGTGGGAGCGCTGCTCGCCGGTGCCGACATGCTTGTCGAGCCGGCATCGATACGCACTGCGATGGCGGCTATACTCGAGGCCGTAAAAACCGGACGCCTGTCGGAATCGCTTATCGACAATCGGTGCCGCACCGTACTGCGCTGGAAATACGCCCTCGGACTTTCGAAAAGACCATCCCCCTCTCCCGCCGGACTGAAGGAAAAGATGAACGGCCCGGAGTCGGAGAATATGCGCCGCCGCCTCACCGCCGCGTCTATAATATGCCTTGACAATGCCGACGGACTCCTCCCGCTCCACCGTCTCGACACCACAAGCATCGCGGTGGTCAACATCGGTGCCCCCGCCCACAATACCTTCTCGCAGTTCTGCGCACGCTATGCCAAGGTCGATGTCTACTCTTCGGCCGGTGAAAGTGGCATCACCGCCGCCACACTCGGCAAGATACTTTCTCACGACGTGGTTATAGCCGCCGTATACGACGACAATGCCGCATGCCGCGCCGCACTGTCAAAACTCAAGGGAGCCACCAATCTGATTGAGGTGTTCCTTACCGGCCACTACAAGGTAGCGCGCTTCGCGCCGCTCGACAGCCGCTCGGTAATCCTGTGCGGCGAAAACACCCGCCTCTCGCAGGAATATGCCGCACAGGCTCTGTTCGGAGGCATACGTGTCAACGCCACCCTCCCCGTCACCATAAAGGGAGTGGCACCTGTCGGCACGGGCATCGGTCTCGTCAAGACCCGACTGGGCTACACCACCCCCGAAGACCGCGGATTCACCCCGGCTCTCGCCAAGGCCACCGACTCGCTCATGCGCCTCGGAGTGCGCACAGGTGCATTCCCCGGTGGAGTGCTTCTCGTTGCCAAAGATGGCGACATTGTGCTTGAAAAAGCATACGGATACACCGACTCGGGCCATACCCGACGCGTAAGCGCCGACTCTACACTCTACGACCTCGCATCCGTAAGCAAGATTGCCGGCACACTCCCGGGTGTCATGAAAGCCGCCGACGAAAAACTGCTCGACATCTCGGCTCCCGCCTCGCGCTACATACCCGGCCTGCGGCAACCCGACAAAAAGGATATCACTCTACGCCGGATGCTATTCCACGAAAGCGGATTCCCGGCCGGCATAGTCAGTGCCGCAGTAGTCACCGACACTGCCTCATACACCGGACGCCTCGTGAGCGCACGCCCCACTCGCGACAACACCATAAAAATCGCACGACGAGCCTACGCCAACCGCACAGCCCGCCTCCGCTCCGACATAACGTCACATGCCGCATCACCCTCGACCCCATGGCAGATAGCACCATCGCTGTGGGTAGGCCCCGCCACTCGCGACACCCTGATGAACCGCATCTACAATGTAAAGCTACGCGACAACTCTTACCGCTATTCCGACCTCAACTTCGCTCTGCTTATGGATGCCGAACAGAGAGCCACAGGCGTGCCCCACGAGCAATGGGTCGACAGGGAGATATTCGCCCCGCTCGGTGCATGGCGCACCACATACCGACCGCTTCAACGGTTCAAGCCATCGGAAATCGCCGCCACCGAACACGACCGCTGGCTCAGAAAAGCCACTCTGCGAGGTTACGTCCACGATGAGCTCGCCTCCTACAGCGGAGGCGTACAGGGCAATGCCGGCCTGTTCTCAACCGCCGGCGACCTTGCCAAACTCGCTCAGATGTGGCTCAACGGAGGCACATACGGCGGCGAACGGCTGATATCCGCCCCCACCGTCAGCGAATTCATCACCGCACGCAGCGACATATCGCGCCGCGGTCTCGGATTCGACGCGCCCGACACAAAAAATCCCGACTCCTCACCCACCGCGCCCGAGGCACATCCCTCCACCATAGGACACCTCGGTTTCACAGGCACATGCATGTGGATCGACCCCTCCCGCAACCTTATTTTCATCTTCCTCGCCAACCGCATCAACCCCTCCCGCGACAACTCCGCCTGGACCGACCTCGACATCCGCCCCGCCCTCTTCTCCGCAATCCTCTCCTCCCTCCGCCACTGA